Proteins co-encoded in one Kutzneria chonburiensis genomic window:
- a CDS encoding carbohydrate kinase family protein, with the protein MIVVAGEALVDLVPTTGGALLPQLGGGPYNVAIAAGRLDAPTAFLSRVSTDTFGDALVARLKDAQVDVSLVQRGAEPTTLAVVGLAEDGSARYGFYVEGTADRLVVDPGPLPADAQAVSFGTLSMVLEPGASVYESLLHRESALGRLTALDPNVRPVLIPDADAYRARFRSWLPDVGLLKVSIEDAQWLAGDHDAMDEIRSWQKIGPAAVVITRGGDGLAVLSGDGQLVEVPPVRVSVVDTIGAGDTVQGALLAWLHRHGKLSKDAVGALTDQEWRAALAFAGAAAAITVSRAGAEPPRSAELNHQQW; encoded by the coding sequence GTGATCGTCGTCGCTGGTGAGGCGCTGGTCGACCTGGTTCCGACGACGGGCGGCGCGCTGCTGCCGCAGCTCGGCGGCGGCCCGTACAACGTGGCGATCGCGGCCGGCCGGCTGGACGCGCCGACGGCCTTCCTGTCCCGGGTCTCCACCGACACCTTCGGCGACGCCCTGGTGGCCCGCCTCAAGGACGCGCAGGTGGACGTCAGCCTGGTGCAGCGCGGCGCGGAGCCGACCACGTTGGCGGTGGTCGGCCTCGCGGAGGACGGCTCGGCGCGCTACGGCTTCTACGTCGAAGGCACCGCAGACCGCCTGGTCGTCGATCCCGGCCCGCTGCCCGCCGACGCCCAGGCGGTTTCCTTCGGCACCCTGTCCATGGTGCTGGAGCCGGGCGCCTCGGTCTACGAATCCTTGCTGCACCGGGAATCCGCGCTCGGCCGGCTGACCGCGCTCGACCCGAACGTGCGCCCGGTGCTGATCCCGGACGCCGATGCCTACCGCGCCCGCTTCCGGTCCTGGCTGCCCGATGTCGGCCTGCTCAAGGTGTCGATCGAAGACGCGCAGTGGCTGGCCGGCGACCACGACGCGATGGACGAAATCCGGTCCTGGCAGAAGATCGGGCCGGCCGCGGTGGTGATCACGCGCGGCGGCGACGGGCTGGCCGTGCTGTCGGGTGACGGCCAGCTCGTCGAGGTGCCGCCGGTCCGGGTGTCGGTGGTCGACACGATCGGCGCGGGTGACACGGTGCAGGGCGCGCTACTGGCGTGGCTGCACCGGCACGGCAAGCTCTCGAAGGACGCGGTCGGCGCGCTGACCGACCAGGAATGGCGAGCGGCCCTGGCCTTCGCCGGAGCCGCCGCCGCGATCACGGTGTCCCGCGCCGGGGCCGAGCCGCCCCGCAGCGCGGAATTGAATCACCAGCAGTGGTGA
- a CDS encoding TetR/AcrR family transcriptional regulator: MTRSEVTALPRRRTLTARQADLLNRLEQLFLAEGFGDFTLDDLAARMRCSKSTLYALAPSKEQLSVLVVSHFFKKATTRIEARIAAVVDVRARIGDYLSAAADELRPASREFIADIAAFPPARAVYELNARAAAARIRSLIHEGVEQGQFRDVHAALVSEMVGLTIENIHLGVIAKRTGLSDAEAFEALAEFLLGGLSPSP, from the coding sequence ATGACCCGGTCCGAAGTCACCGCGCTGCCCCGGCGGCGCACGCTGACCGCTCGCCAGGCCGACCTGCTCAACCGGCTGGAGCAGCTGTTCCTGGCCGAGGGCTTCGGCGATTTCACCCTGGACGACCTCGCCGCCCGCATGCGCTGCTCCAAATCCACCCTGTACGCGCTGGCGCCCAGCAAGGAACAGCTGTCCGTGCTGGTCGTGAGCCATTTCTTCAAGAAGGCCACCACACGCATCGAGGCCCGCATCGCCGCGGTCGTCGACGTGCGGGCCCGCATCGGCGACTACCTGTCGGCCGCCGCCGACGAGCTGCGCCCGGCCAGCCGCGAGTTCATCGCCGACATCGCCGCCTTCCCGCCGGCCCGCGCCGTCTACGAGCTCAACGCCCGCGCCGCCGCCGCCCGCATCCGCTCGTTGATCCACGAAGGCGTTGAGCAGGGCCAGTTCCGTGACGTGCACGCCGCCCTGGTGTCCGAGATGGTCGGCCTCACCATCGAGAACATCCACCTCGGCGTCATCGCCAAGCGCACCGGCCTTTCCGACGCCGAGGCCTTCGAGGCCCTCGCCGAGTTCCTCCTCGGCGGCCTCTCCCCGAGCCCCTGA
- a CDS encoding non-canonical purine NTP pyrophosphatase produces MIDSITLITGNEGKAREYSTLLGIQVEAVKADLIEVQSLDVVDVVTRKAEDAYAKLQRPVLVDDTGLSLTAWNGFPGALVAWCLSSVGPEGILEWAAAATDRSATVTTAIGYADADGVQVFIGSLNGTIATERRGGGGFGYDSIFVPDNSGLTFAEMSADQKNAISHRRLAVDKLREVLEKPEEPTYVVLEINRRHEADALVAALNRGEVLTTLGGQAVQARAPYMGAYNPVEEECEGADRG; encoded by the coding sequence GTGATCGACAGTATCACGCTAATTACCGGCAACGAGGGCAAGGCCCGTGAATATTCCACTCTTCTCGGAATCCAGGTCGAAGCCGTCAAGGCTGACCTCATCGAGGTGCAGTCCCTCGACGTTGTTGACGTCGTGACCAGGAAGGCGGAGGACGCTTACGCGAAGCTCCAGCGGCCGGTCCTCGTCGATGACACGGGTCTTTCCCTGACCGCCTGGAATGGCTTCCCGGGCGCGCTGGTCGCGTGGTGCCTTTCCTCCGTTGGTCCGGAGGGAATCCTGGAGTGGGCGGCTGCTGCAACCGATCGCTCCGCGACGGTCACGACCGCGATCGGATACGCGGATGCGGACGGCGTTCAGGTCTTCATCGGTTCGTTGAACGGCACCATCGCCACTGAGCGCCGTGGGGGCGGCGGGTTTGGCTACGACTCAATTTTTGTGCCAGACAACAGTGGCCTCACCTTCGCGGAGATGTCCGCCGACCAGAAGAACGCCATCTCGCACCGCCGGCTTGCTGTCGACAAGCTACGGGAGGTGTTGGAGAAGCCCGAGGAGCCGACCTACGTCGTCTTGGAGATCAACCGACGTCATGAGGCCGATGCACTGGTTGCGGCCCTCAATCGCGGTGAGGTGTTGACCACCCTTGGTGGTCAGGCGGTGCAGGCACGTGCGCCGTACATGGGTGCCTACAACCCCGTCGAGGAGGAGTGCGAGGGCGCGGATCGCGGTTAG
- a CDS encoding histone-like nucleoid-structuring protein Lsr2 translates to MAQKTIIQLVDDLDGGEANESVSFALDGVEYNMDLSAANATLLRERFALFVEKGSRVGGRKHRGAGGGLNTAVRAGSDKAQNQAIREWARANGEKISDRGRIPAELVTKFHAAHGG, encoded by the coding sequence GTGGCACAGAAGACAATCATTCAGCTCGTGGACGACCTGGATGGCGGCGAGGCGAACGAGTCCGTGAGTTTCGCGCTGGATGGCGTCGAGTACAACATGGACCTCAGCGCCGCGAACGCGACCTTGCTCCGGGAGCGCTTCGCCCTGTTCGTGGAGAAGGGCTCCCGGGTTGGCGGGCGTAAGCACCGTGGCGCGGGCGGCGGGCTCAACACGGCGGTTCGAGCCGGCAGCGACAAAGCCCAGAACCAGGCGATCCGGGAATGGGCACGAGCCAACGGCGAGAAGATCTCCGACCGTGGCCGCATCCCGGCGGAGCTGGTGACCAAGTTCCACGCGGCGCACGGCGGCTGA
- a CDS encoding helix-turn-helix domain-containing protein, producing the protein MLRNTADLLPDAVRAAVRGTPAACHGLYCEFRPRVRYREPPERQQASAIGVLVAVSGEVLRAAREAAGLSLSALARRTTYAKGYLGQLETGKRRVLEEHVRAYEVALGLSVDVMASRFRPTTSVTPADVSAALAEARVVEEVSGARGLSLARSCFGNVPPSWHTHPEARRCLKRSRSLATSSST; encoded by the coding sequence ATGCTCAGGAACACGGCGGACCTCCTCCCGGACGCTGTACGGGCGGCCGTCCGGGGGACTCCGGCGGCCTGCCACGGCCTGTACTGCGAGTTTCGACCGAGAGTTAGGTATCGTGAACCACCTGAGCGTCAGCAAGCGTCAGCAATCGGGGTTCTCGTGGCCGTATCGGGTGAGGTGCTTCGCGCAGCGCGGGAAGCTGCTGGTCTTAGCTTGTCTGCTCTGGCGCGGCGGACGACTTATGCGAAGGGGTACCTTGGCCAACTGGAGACCGGAAAACGGCGGGTACTAGAAGAACACGTCCGTGCCTATGAGGTCGCTCTGGGACTATCTGTGGACGTGATGGCAAGCCGTTTCAGGCCAACAACCTCTGTGACACCGGCCGACGTGTCAGCCGCGCTTGCTGAGGCACGGGTTGTCGAGGAAGTGAGCGGGGCTCGGGGGCTCTCCCTGGCGCGATCGTGCTTCGGGAACGTGCCACCGAGTTGGCACACGCATCCCGAGGCAAGGCGCTGCCTCAAGCGATCGCGCTCCTTAGCCACGTCGAGCAGTACATAG
- a CDS encoding cytidylate kinase family protein — protein sequence MTGNLGTNIAFAGLTAAGKTTHAKILAAELGYDYVSATEILMEIAGVTDPSDQVWFTRLDEIQKLRGDGAIDAELEKRLLAQSRTRQRTVFDTWALAWIGDDPLIRIWIESDLDSRARKCFVSQASPELDIAGCRRLIDEKDRFNRAMFRSRHGYDLFTDRKRYDAVLFNGHLIPKPTTEAAEIGISRFAPIVHSTATSVMKSSRIDAEVLKSRFRKEVWRITIPDWSKSPATRS from the coding sequence ATGACCGGCAATCTCGGGACGAACATCGCCTTTGCCGGACTGACGGCCGCAGGAAAAACTACCCACGCCAAGATTCTGGCTGCGGAGCTGGGCTACGACTACGTATCAGCAACGGAAATCTTGATGGAAATTGCTGGTGTCACGGACCCAAGCGATCAGGTCTGGTTCACCCGCCTTGACGAAATCCAAAAATTGAGAGGCGACGGCGCCATCGACGCCGAACTTGAGAAACGTCTCCTCGCACAAAGCAGGACACGCCAGCGAACAGTATTCGACACCTGGGCGTTGGCATGGATAGGCGATGATCCACTAATCCGGATCTGGATCGAATCGGATCTCGACTCCAGAGCGCGCAAGTGCTTTGTGTCACAAGCTTCTCCGGAACTCGACATCGCGGGGTGCCGACGACTGATCGACGAAAAGGATCGGTTCAACCGAGCGATGTTCCGATCCAGGCACGGATACGATTTGTTCACGGACCGGAAACGGTACGACGCCGTCTTGTTCAACGGTCACCTGATCCCGAAGCCGACGACAGAAGCCGCAGAAATCGGCATCTCAAGGTTTGCGCCGATCGTGCATTCCACAGCCACCTCGGTAATGAAGTCGAGCCGCATTGACGCCGAAGTGTTGAAGAGTAGGTTCAGGAAAGAAGTGTGGCGAATCACGATTCCGGACTGGTCGAAGTCGCCGGCCACGCGATCGTAG
- a CDS encoding acyl-CoA dehydrogenase family protein has product MPAERLLPTTEAEDLISLVREICRDELAPHASAEEEAGRFPRETIRLLGKTGLLGLPYAEELGGGGQPYEVYLQVLEEIAANWLTVAEAISVHVMSCYPLANFGSDEQRERWLPDMIGGDLLGAYALSEPQAGSDPAGMTTKAVRQGDEYVLNGTKAWITHAGMADFYTVMARTGEVSCFLVDGKSEGLSAAERERTMGLTGSPVAQLRFDDVRVPAERLIGNEGNGLKFALSALDSGRLGIAACAVGLAQGALDEAVRYARERKQFGRPIIEFQGMEFLLADMAAAVESARATYLEAARRRDRGLPFSRQASIAKLVATDTAMKVTTDAVQVLGGAGYTRDFPAERYMREAKVLQIFEGTNQIQRMVIGRHLARG; this is encoded by the coding sequence ATGCCCGCCGAGCGCCTGCTGCCCACCACGGAGGCCGAGGACCTGATCTCGCTGGTCAGGGAGATCTGCCGGGACGAACTCGCGCCACATGCGAGCGCCGAGGAAGAGGCCGGTCGATTCCCGCGCGAGACGATCCGGCTGCTCGGCAAGACCGGGCTGCTGGGTCTGCCGTACGCCGAGGAGCTGGGCGGCGGCGGGCAGCCCTACGAGGTGTACCTCCAGGTGCTGGAGGAGATCGCGGCCAACTGGCTGACGGTGGCCGAGGCGATCTCCGTGCACGTGATGTCCTGCTACCCGCTGGCCAATTTCGGCAGTGACGAGCAGCGCGAGCGCTGGCTGCCGGACATGATCGGCGGCGACCTGCTCGGCGCGTACGCGCTGTCCGAGCCGCAGGCCGGCTCCGACCCCGCCGGCATGACGACGAAGGCCGTCCGCCAGGGCGACGAGTACGTGCTCAACGGCACCAAGGCGTGGATCACGCACGCCGGCATGGCCGACTTCTACACCGTGATGGCCCGTACCGGCGAGGTGTCGTGCTTCCTGGTGGACGGCAAGAGCGAGGGCCTGTCGGCGGCCGAACGCGAGCGCACGATGGGCCTCACCGGGTCGCCGGTGGCACAGCTGCGGTTCGACGACGTGCGGGTGCCGGCCGAGCGCCTGATCGGCAATGAGGGCAACGGACTCAAGTTCGCACTGTCCGCTTTGGACTCCGGACGGCTCGGGATCGCCGCCTGTGCCGTGGGTCTGGCCCAGGGTGCGCTGGACGAGGCCGTGCGCTACGCCCGTGAGCGCAAGCAGTTCGGCCGCCCGATCATCGAGTTCCAGGGCATGGAGTTCCTGCTGGCCGACATGGCCGCCGCGGTGGAGTCGGCCCGCGCGACCTACCTGGAGGCGGCGCGGCGGCGGGACCGCGGGCTGCCGTTCAGCCGGCAGGCCTCGATCGCCAAGCTGGTCGCCACCGACACCGCCATGAAGGTCACCACCGATGCCGTGCAGGTGCTCGGCGGGGCCGGCTACACGCGGGACTTCCCGGCCGAGCGCTACATGCGCGAGGCCAAGGTGTTGCAGATCTTCGAGGGCACGAACCAGATCCAGCGCATGGTGATCGGCCGGCATCTGGCCCGGGGCTGA